The Cynocephalus volans isolate mCynVol1 chromosome 5, mCynVol1.pri, whole genome shotgun sequence genomic sequence AAgtcaaaaatagattttattagagcaatagagaaaaaaacagagaaataggaGAAGAGCAAATCATGTTTTTTGCGTTTGGGGGGGAGATACATCAGCCTACTGATAACAAAGAGGTCAGTCTGAGCAATATGCCTCTCAAGCAAAAAAAaacgtatgtgtatatatatatatatatatacacatatgtatgtatatatgtatatatagttgtTATTGATTCCCCCAGAGGCTCTGCAAGTTTACTGGTGGAATTGTTAGGCAGGTTGTCCCTGCAATCTATGCTAATACCCTTCCCTCAGCACCTCCAGCTCAGTTAGGCTAGGCGTACACTACTTCCCTCAAGGCGACTTCTCAGTACCACTGATCATATGCCTTTGGTTCACTGTTACCTATTCATTCTTGTGCTAAGTGGCTACTAAATGCCAGACAATTTTCCAGGCATCTCttgaaaacaaagaagagaaCTGTTTCTCTTCTTCACAAGGAAAAACATGTTGTCATAAAAGAACTATGTCGGTGTGAACAGGATGCAGGACTGaaaccatgttgggacctaaaacctccTGGGCTGCTGCGggaatgggggggagggggaatatttttcaaaggacagtttttcttctctccgctctttcttcccaccccctggctttcttatcttgcttgctaaataggaaaacaaggctgagaagctaatcagtatTTTGCAAAGCTGACAATTCTTTGAGACTTTGAGAGTTTTAAGAAGAGATAAAGGCCAAATGCCTGGAAGCTGACTTTGGACAGCAGCAAAGGCAACCAGAACTCTGCGAAGCAAAACTTCACCAAAGACTTTGCAAAAAAGTTGATTTTACTtcagagcaaatcaaaatctttcagggccctgagataacagtgaagatgagaacagaaaccagacgaggctctggcgagaccttgtacctgactcatagacacGGACCCCTCCTAGCTCATcttcttccctcctgcttttcacctcccacattctgTTCCCTCAACACCTCCTTTAAAAAACCCccagtaaatctaaatctttgagGTGAGATAGcccaccatctccttcagctgaatacatctgcttttctatcACCAATCATTtcacttctgagtctttttttctttcctttgtgaaGGGGTGGGAAGGCGGACCTGAGTTCAGTAACAAATCAACTGCTACAGAAGGTACATTTTCTAGAAAGTGCCTTTAACATATATCCTAGAGAAATATGTGCACATCTATGCCAAGAAACGTAGAAGAAAGTCCTCAGCAGTACTGACCTCAGATCCCAAATAGACACAACACAGATGTCTATCACAATAAATTGAGTAAACCAACGTCACTATTTatttagctattaaaaataatagtactgTTAAACTCCATggtatttcagttaaaaaaaagaataatggtaCTGGAGAAACAAATctacatgaatgaatctcaaaaacatctggttgaatgaaaaattataaaatcataaacAACATATGGTTCTATTTATGTGAAggtaaaaataggcaaaatgaaACAATTTACAATTTATGGGTACATGTTTAgatgtcaaaaagaaaaacaaagaacaactaAGACACAATGTAGGATAACAGTTTATCTCTTGCATTGTGGATgggtggagggagagacagaACTGGGAGTGATATAGGGCCTAATAAGTTACTAATTATATTCTAGTTCTTAACCTGGATTTTTCAGTACCagatatttgctttaaaattcttgtttATGTTGCATAATCCCTTTACATGGATgcattgaggctcagaaaagtgatACGCCAAAGTGAGGGCCTCAGAAGGAGCCTGAAaggcaaagttttcctctgaccttctcctgtctccctgtctctcagtttcattctcccctgaggcaagcaATAAAAACTAGAATCCCACTTCCCCTTGGCAGGTCATAAAAAACAGAACCTCTTTGTCCAAAGCCAGCTATAAAGACTGAAATTATACTCTAATCTCCCCATCTTTCTGTcctggagctggccataaagaaattccctGACCTACTTTGTCTGATTATAGGTCATAAGCCACCCCTTATTCTGGAGGTATGAATGCTACACAGAAAGGCCATGGAGAATTtgaacaggccttgctgggtttcccactcagtctattagcattagatcatacttttcttgtctaatcacatttctacatggttgtcccTACTTCTTAGAACCTAAGCTTAGAAACagttttccctatatctttgggtcttcactcTGAAGGCTCTCCCATGTCTCGTAAAACtatgataaaataatttcttgatgtcttttttccctcttatttatttttttaaaaagatgactggtgagggaatcttaacccttgacttggtgttgtcagcaccacgctctccgaagtgagctaaccagccattcctgtatagggatctgaacccgtggccttggtgttatcagcaccacactctcccaagtgagccgtgggccggCCCTCTTTTTTCCCTTATTAATCTATATTTATCATctggttggttttttgtttgtttgtttgtttgttcagtgAAACTTTGGGTGTTTGAAAGGGAAGTCTCCCTTGTCCCCAACAGATGTAATATtatattgtaaaaaaattttaaacctccTCATTCAGACATAAGGGATCTCAGGACCACTGCGTAGttcttgccatttttaaaatctcccatatctttttcttctttacctaTGAGCCATACAGCATTTTGTTCAAATAGAcatagtgaaagaaagtgagccgaaacgctgggtaccgatcaagctttattaaaggaaaagaatctgccaggctgcgctcaaagtggaggacagcaccaggtgtgggggtgagagagcttatatagggtgccaagggctggctgatgcaatcaagGAGGAGAATTATGCTAATAcagaagctatgtgaccagggtggagaactgagcccttgtggaagcaaaagggtttctgtttcttagaaatcatgaggtttctcgtaaaaAGAAGGGGGTAGGGGTTGGGGCCATTTTGttcttggccttgcctaaaatggcgcAGGTTACATTCAGAACCTATCACATGTAAGTGCAGGAATTTAAAAGTCTTTAGCAGGAATTTTTTGAATCATGAATGGCAATGTTACTTCATTAAAATCAGTCATGGGTTTCAAAACTAACTTATTATTTGAACATCTGATCTGTATAGTTTAGTTGTAGTTAAGGGCCTCATCTGAGTGGAATTATAAGGCAAGTTCTCCCTGTAATCTGTGCCAATATCCTTCCATCAGCACCTCCAGCTCAGTTAGGCTAGGCGTACACCACTTCCCTTAATGCAATTTCTCAGGACCACTGATTATAtatccaatcacatttctacatggttctttttctgttccttcttgcagttttaaattttatcactGGATCCCCCTCTCTATGGTTTTCTTCCTGTATGTACATTTTGTGTCTCCCCAAGCTATTAGTTCATCCTCTTTAGGTggatttctttctccttttactcCTCTTTTTTACCTCTACCCCTCCTTCCagtgtatctatttttttttctctccctctgccactTTTCCCTTAATCCAGTTTacattttctgtctcatttttctctcttctctttctcctttctgacTAGTTACATTGTAGAATCAAAGCATCTTCCTTTTTAACAATCTCTTGTAGTCATCGAAGAAATGCTCTCTATTTCCCAGTCTTTTAGAATGTGATCAAGaagcatttctctttttctaaaacaGCCCACTGGAGCAGCTGGAGTCTCTTTTGGTTAAGGGCCCAGACTCAAGCCGGATTCTGCCTAAATCATCattctggctccaccacttacaaGTGATGGAATCTGGAGGAAGATGCCGCGTCTCCGGTGCtctggtttcctcttctgtaaaatggggaggaaTAGTAATATTAACCACACAGTGGTTTtagtattaatataaataaagcacTTTAGCTATTATTTTGACCGTTGCTACATTGGCAGAATTGGGAATAAGGAAGAAATATGGATGTTGAATAAGTCTTCAAGAGATTTTCTCCTTAtcactgaaatgagaaaaacaaacgaAGTACTTTGTGAAACAAAGGTAAAACATTAACTCAAGAGTTCTTTCTTGTGAGATGCTAACCTGCCGCAGGGTGGAAAGTTGCTAGCGTTGGCTCTCGATTGCGTGGAGACCTAAGGCGGTGGGGGTGGGAGTAATAAAGGAATGCCCAATTTAGTAATTTCTCTGCACTAAAATGGTAAAATGGGAAGGGAAGAATTAGCTAAGAAGCCGGCTTCAGCCAAAGATCGAAGAACTATTGACTTCTGATCCTTGCTCTGTCTAAACTAGGTGCGATTCGCTTTCTAACTGTAGCCTTACTGGCTAAGAAATTCTTTTTTGTCTTATCTCCCTTCAAACTGTGTTGCTTTGCTTTCTCTCTGGGGTTTAattctttgccttttattttcacGCTGTTTCTGTGCATTCTGTATACAGTAGGAAACACTCCTCAGAATTGTCTGGGTGGCTGCAGGTCGCCTATTTCGcagttcttcctttctctcccactgGTCTAGATCCTAGAATCAAATGTAAAGACGGCGCTTTTCCAGAAGCTTTTAAATGGGCCTTACAATTTGGAGACATAATTATTCCACGAACTTGCCTCCCCGGCATTTCGAAACAActtctagattttatttttttatttttattattatttttattttttggtggctggccagtgaggggatccgaagtcctgaccttggtgtttagctttcaaaattaataagcaggggccgggccgtggctcactctggtgagtgcggtgctgataacactaaggccacgggttcggatcccatatagggatggccggttggctcactgggtgagcgtggtgctgacaacaccaagtcaagggttaagatccccttaccggtcatctttaaaaaaaaaaaaaaaaaattaataagcagaCTAATATGAATTGTTTGAAATAAAAGGAGCCTGTTACAAAAAGTGTTGATTACGTTAAAGAAGCTGGCCTGATTGGTGGAAAACTGCCCTAGGATATGACCAATAGGAGAGTACACTTACGATCGTCATTTGCGTGCAGACCTCAGGAAAAGTAAACGAATCAGAGATCGCGAAGCTAAGTCTTCATTTACATAACATTATGTACAACTAAGCAGGATCCCAACTAGcggatttcattttcttctcttcgCACAGAAACCGGAGTTAGAATGCCTGAGCCAGCCAAGTCCACTTCGGCCCCGAAGAAAGGCTCCAAGAAGGCGGTGACCAAGGCGCAGAAAAAGGACGGCAAGAAGCGCAAGCGCAGCCGCAAGGAGAGCTACTCCGTGTACGTGTACAAGGTGCTGAAGCAGGTCCACCCCGACACCGGCATCTCGTCCAAGGCCATGGGCATCATGAACTCCTTCGTGAACGACATCTTCGAGCGCATCGCGGGGGAGGCGTCGCGGCTGGCGCATTACAACAAGCGCTCGACCATCACCTCCAGGGAGATCCAGACGGCCGTGCGCCTGCTGCTGCCCGGGGAGCTGGCCAAGCACGCCGTGTCCGAGGGCACCAAGGCCGTCACCAAGTACACCAGCTCCAAGTAAATGTATCGAGAGGTACTGCTAAAgccaaaggctcttttcagagccacTCGCCGTTTTCATAATCGGAGCTGCGCACTAGCACGTGTTCCTGGAAATCTGGCATTCACTTAGCATTAAGAGCAACGTTAACGAAAGCGTTACTAGTTATCAGTTCTTGGACGGTAGACCCGCCGCATACGGTTCTGACAGTCGTGTCCTCCCTCTGGGTTCCCAGCTGTGTAAGCGAACGTGGACTGAAGCACTTAACTCTCCAAGCCTTTGAAATTTTCCTGTAGGGCAGGCCCCACGGCTCACTCGAGATAGTgcggccacgggttcggatcctatatagggatggccggtgcgctcactggctgagcgtggtgcagaccccacggtgctgagggttgtgatccccttaccggtcaaaaaaaaaaaaagaaagaaagaaagaaagaaaagaaacagaaagaaaaatttcccTGTAGCTGGAAtggacacattaaaaaaaaaaaaaaaaaaaatgcatagatACTATGTGTGCCGGTGGCTGAGCTTCAGGAAGTTCTGGTGTATGTTTATGTAAAATTGCCACCCTGTAGCCCCTAAGAGgctaaaaaattggaaaatcccATTCTAAAAATCGTAACCACTTCTCTGAGGCCGCGAAGCTCTGCCCGTTGTTCTTTTGTGTATAGTTCCTTTCACCTTCCCCACTCCTCGGCCGCGAAGCTCTGCCCGTTGTTCTTTTGTGTATAGTTCCTTTCACCTTCCCCACTCCTCCCGCCCATTGCCTAGGGCTTTTAGGGTCCTTGAGAAGCTTTTACTCTAAGGCCTTTTTGCACACTTATGTTAGGCGGCAGCGGCAGCTCTCCAATAAAGGAGCAATAGTTCTTATTAACGTTTAatttgctttatctttcttttctaaactACCTCAAAAAGGCCCTTACCATtagatttttaagataaaattcttACAATCCCCCCCTCCCTTCCTGGCCCTGCCTCGTTTCACAAACTAGACCTGCAAAAAACGATGCTCAGTATGTAGCCCTCTCAGTCTCCTCACTAGAATGGCCATAGAATACAGAGATTGGCTCTGCAGCCTCAAACCCATCCTTTTCTGGTACTCATGAGTTCCCGTCTGAGTTTCTCCTATCCTGTCTGCACTTCAGCAACTGTGGAGCGATCCTGACGAAGAAGGAGCGAGAGACCCAGAGAGGTCAGAAAGtactgagaaagaagaaatgacgCAAGAGATGCTTTTCAACGTTCTCATGTTGCACAGCGAGTTGTGGAAGTCTGTGGCTTATGATCACAATGCCAAAGAGACAGAACCCCAGAAAACAAGCAGCGaagcttctcttccttcctcattTCTCAGGTCACTGCGGGTTACAG encodes the following:
- the LOC134377929 gene encoding histone H2B type 1-C/E/F/G/I-like — encoded protein: MPCRIGVMPQHSGLASDAVEILPKLHQTGVRMPEPAKSTSAPKKGSKKAVTKAQKKDGKKRKRSRKESYSVYVYKVLKQVHPDTGISSKAMGIMNSFVNDIFERIAGEASRLAHYNKRSTITSREIQTAVRLLLPGELAKHAVSEGTKAVTKYTSSK